The following are encoded together in the Leuconostoc mesenteroides subsp. mesenteroides ATCC 8293 genome:
- a CDS encoding exodeoxyribonuclease III encodes MKFISWNIDSINAAVEHKSVRGEMTWSTLNEIATIRPDVFAIQETKLKSTGLTKKQATAIAELFPEYHLYVNSSTARSGYSGTMVLSKVEPTQVEYPTIGAPGSMDLEGRIITLEFPTFFLSTVYTPNSGSSLIRLPERGEWDDKYREYIKTLDATKPVIFSGDMNVAHQEIDLKNPKPNRHSAGFTDQEREKFSALLDAGFTDTFRSLNPDTPSVYTWWAQISKTSKINNSGWRIDYYLVSDRIAENVTESCVIDTGARQDHAPILLEINV; translated from the coding sequence TTGAAATTTATCTCATGGAATATTGATTCCATCAATGCTGCAGTTGAACACAAAAGTGTCCGTGGTGAAATGACTTGGAGCACATTAAACGAAATTGCGACCATACGCCCTGACGTTTTTGCCATCCAAGAAACAAAATTGAAATCAACAGGCTTAACTAAAAAACAAGCGACAGCCATTGCAGAACTTTTTCCAGAGTATCATTTGTATGTAAATTCTAGTACTGCGCGCTCTGGCTACTCTGGCACGATGGTGCTTTCCAAAGTGGAACCTACTCAGGTGGAATATCCTACCATTGGTGCGCCAGGTTCCATGGATTTAGAGGGACGCATCATCACCTTAGAATTTCCAACTTTTTTCCTATCAACTGTTTATACACCTAATTCCGGAAGCTCGTTGATACGTCTACCTGAACGTGGTGAGTGGGATGATAAATATCGTGAATATATCAAGACCCTAGACGCTACCAAGCCAGTTATTTTTAGTGGTGATATGAACGTCGCGCACCAAGAAATTGATTTGAAAAACCCAAAACCAAATCGTCATTCTGCTGGATTTACTGACCAGGAACGGGAAAAGTTTTCAGCACTATTGGATGCTGGATTTACAGACACTTTTCGATCATTAAATCCAGACACACCAAGTGTTTATACTTGGTGGGCACAAATTAGTAAAACAAGTAAAATCAATAATTCCGGGTGGCGAATTGATTACTACTTGGTTAGTGATCGAATCGCTGAAAACGTCACAGAATCCTGTGTTATAGATACGGGTGCCCGTCAGGATCACGCACCGATTCTTCTCGAAATTAATGTATAA
- the tsaE gene encoding tRNA (adenosine(37)-N6)-threonylcarbamoyltransferase complex ATPase subunit type 1 TsaE, producing MKEFLTNNFEQTQSLASRIASFVYPGLVITLNGDLGAGKTTFTQGFSRALGVKSRVKSPTFNIMNTYMARDFPIYHFDAYRLEMTGAANQGFEDFIGTDGVTLIEWPQYMNDLLPNNRLDITFTRGEDDNERTISIAGVGSVIEIEEKL from the coding sequence ATGAAAGAATTTTTAACAAACAATTTTGAGCAAACACAAAGTTTAGCTAGTAGAATAGCATCATTTGTTTATCCTGGTTTAGTGATCACGCTGAATGGTGATTTAGGAGCGGGGAAAACAACCTTTACCCAGGGATTTTCACGCGCTTTAGGGGTGAAGTCAAGGGTTAAGAGCCCGACATTTAATATTATGAATACTTATATGGCGCGTGATTTTCCCATTTATCATTTTGATGCTTATCGATTGGAAATGACAGGTGCTGCTAATCAAGGATTCGAGGATTTTATCGGTACGGATGGTGTAACGCTTATTGAGTGGCCGCAATATATGAATGATTTGTTGCCAAATAATCGATTGGACATCACATTTACTCGAGGTGAGGATGATAACGAACGAACAATAAGTATCGCAGGTGTTGGTTCAGTTATTGAAATTGAGGAAAAACTATGA
- a CDS encoding class C sortase, which produces MAEQKQNNANIFLKLFIALMFFIGFLVFMYPFIANGVNNYVAQKELNAVNQLNQSNQKASAKKLEKLIKKNKQKSKKNQQLGISPVKNILGQTLENVPKESREYYQKHSLGSIFIPKISLSLPVFDTTTDSLLYKGITLLPGSSYPVGGKSTHTVLMGHSGLPNQELFTHLHELKKGDKFFLKVYGKRLAYQVIRIKVVLPTDLSDITIQNNQDLATLVTCTPYMVNTHRLLVTGKRVPLDKSSFDKQEKKAVSYQGKYLFCLTALIFIFMALIFYIIKRELIELLSHKRNYQLSFFVYNNGRLISGHKFTVVDYFGKRILNDQGELCESTSDSRGYVSFGQINGGRYKIVPMNPNMNLKPFKAIVKHLKDKKFYIKKVVKNGYQIQTEGDATND; this is translated from the coding sequence ATGGCAGAACAAAAACAAAATAACGCTAATATTTTTCTGAAACTGTTCATTGCATTAATGTTTTTCATTGGCTTTTTGGTGTTCATGTATCCTTTTATTGCTAATGGCGTGAATAACTATGTGGCCCAAAAAGAATTAAATGCTGTGAATCAACTAAATCAAAGCAATCAGAAAGCCAGTGCCAAGAAACTTGAAAAATTAATCAAAAAAAACAAACAAAAGTCAAAAAAAAATCAACAACTTGGTATATCACCTGTCAAGAATATCTTGGGGCAAACGTTGGAAAATGTACCCAAGGAGAGTAGAGAGTACTATCAAAAGCACTCGTTAGGAAGTATATTCATTCCTAAAATATCTCTGAGTTTACCGGTGTTTGATACAACGACTGACAGCCTTTTGTATAAAGGAATTACATTATTACCTGGCAGTTCTTATCCTGTTGGTGGCAAAAGTACGCATACCGTTTTGATGGGGCACAGTGGTTTGCCTAATCAAGAATTATTTACTCATCTGCACGAATTAAAAAAAGGCGATAAGTTTTTTTTGAAAGTGTATGGGAAACGTTTAGCTTATCAAGTTATTCGAATCAAAGTGGTTTTACCAACAGATCTAAGTGATATCACAATACAAAATAACCAAGATTTGGCAACGTTGGTCACATGTACACCCTATATGGTGAACACACATCGATTGTTGGTTACTGGGAAAAGGGTGCCGTTGGATAAAAGTTCATTTGATAAACAAGAAAAAAAGGCAGTATCATATCAAGGAAAATATTTGTTTTGTCTGACAGCACTGATTTTTATTTTTATGGCTTTAATTTTTTATATCATCAAACGTGAGCTTATTGAACTATTGTCACATAAAAGAAATTATCAGTTATCATTTTTTGTTTATAATAATGGACGTCTCATTTCTGGTCATAAATTCACTGTAGTAGATTATTTTGGTAAAAGAATATTAAATGACCAAGGTGAGTTATGTGAGTCTACGAGTGACTCAAGAGGCTATGTATCGTTTGGTCAAATTAATGGTGGCAGGTATAAAATAGTTCCGATGAATCCAAACATGAACCTCAAACCTTTTAAAGCGATAGTTAAACATTTAAAGGATAAAAAATTCTATATAAAAAAAGTAGTTAAAAATGGTTACCAAATTCAAACAGAAGGTGATGCAACAAATGACTAA
- a CDS encoding SpaH/EbpB family LPXTG-anchored major pilin — protein MKSKSWSQMANAILLVLPLLVSALFGITNVSADTTDSVNVTLHKRVFDEGQVPDSKTNTGEVDNNFGGTPLAGVTFTAYDVTDHYLNLRSSGDTAEKASQEVQSDAADAAPSYATKVAEGVTAGADGTVTFSNLKSKDGDKDKVYLFVETNSPTNVTQKAAPIVLALPVYKSGSDSEINSDVHVYPKNEQTDAITKDLSDESKKDLIVTLPDGSKVYNATYGQKFGYQLQIAVPWNIADKDTFNVVDTPNLGIDDDATTVKVAGLTKGTDYTVSATDATDKNGKSFKITFNPTAAAVKAAAGKKLTVTYDATLTNAAVPDKALNNTATLNIGNGTDVTSTPVQGPEIYTGGVKFVKQDKQSAAKLAGAEFQLVKLNANGDKVAYATQATDGSYTWASNNDSATTYTSNDQGSVELKGLEYSNKLADGQSYALVETKSPAGYALLTAPVKFTVTKGSYADNQTITVTNIKKGILPSTGGSGIYLFLIAGALLMSGAYVWNKRNKKNQNI, from the coding sequence ATGAAAAGTAAATCATGGTCACAAATGGCTAATGCGATTTTACTCGTACTTCCTCTTTTAGTATCAGCCTTGTTTGGTATTACTAATGTATCTGCGGACACAACAGATAGTGTTAATGTTACATTGCATAAAAGGGTCTTTGATGAAGGACAAGTACCGGATAGTAAGACCAATACAGGTGAAGTAGATAATAATTTTGGTGGAACGCCATTAGCAGGTGTTACTTTTACAGCTTATGATGTAACTGACCATTATTTGAACTTACGTTCTAGTGGTGACACTGCTGAAAAAGCATCCCAAGAGGTTCAATCTGATGCCGCTGATGCTGCACCAAGTTACGCCACAAAAGTTGCAGAAGGTGTAACAGCTGGAGCCGATGGCACAGTAACTTTTTCAAATTTGAAGTCTAAGGACGGCGATAAAGACAAGGTTTACTTGTTTGTTGAAACAAATTCACCAACAAATGTCACACAAAAAGCTGCTCCAATTGTGTTAGCTTTACCTGTTTATAAGTCAGGGTCAGACTCAGAAATTAATTCTGATGTTCACGTTTATCCCAAAAACGAACAAACTGATGCTATTACAAAAGATTTAAGTGACGAAAGTAAAAAAGATTTGATTGTGACATTGCCTGATGGATCAAAGGTCTATAATGCCACTTATGGTCAAAAATTTGGTTATCAATTGCAAATAGCAGTACCATGGAACATTGCGGATAAAGATACATTTAATGTAGTTGATACGCCCAACTTAGGTATTGATGATGATGCTACTACGGTAAAGGTTGCAGGATTAACTAAAGGAACTGACTATACAGTTTCAGCAACTGATGCAACTGACAAAAATGGTAAAAGTTTTAAAATAACATTTAATCCAACTGCAGCTGCTGTTAAGGCTGCTGCCGGTAAAAAGTTAACAGTTACTTATGATGCTACCTTGACTAATGCTGCTGTTCCTGACAAAGCATTGAACAACACGGCTACGTTAAATATTGGTAACGGAACAGATGTTACTTCTACACCGGTTCAAGGACCTGAAATTTACACTGGTGGTGTGAAATTCGTTAAGCAAGACAAGCAAAGTGCTGCAAAGCTTGCTGGTGCAGAGTTCCAGTTGGTTAAGTTAAATGCTAATGGTGACAAAGTTGCCTACGCAACGCAAGCAACTGATGGTTCATACACATGGGCATCAAATAATGACTCAGCGACAACATATACATCAAATGATCAAGGATCAGTTGAATTAAAGGGTCTTGAATATTCAAACAAGTTGGCTGATGGTCAAAGCTATGCACTTGTTGAAACAAAGTCTCCAGCTGGTTATGCGCTTTTGACAGCTCCTGTTAAGTTTACAGTTACTAAAGGAAGCTATGCTGACAATCAAACAATCACTGTGACAAACATTAAGAAGGGTATCTTACCATCAACTGGTGGTTCTGGTATCTACTTGTTCTTGATTGCAGGTGCACTTTTGATGAGTGGCGCATATGTTTGGAATAAGCGTAATAAAAAGAACCAAAATATTTAA
- a CDS encoding 3'-5' exonuclease: MNFVAMDFETANREKHSAVSIALAIVRDNQVVDKFYSLIKPETTFSSYNTAIHGLHRQDVADAPKFPEVWQTISPFFTENKLVVAHNASFDNSILKGTLQYYDIDEPHYLLLDTVQTSRKLFPNFENHKLNTVAGNLGITLDHHHNALDDAVAAANILIYESNHFGAEVLKPYVKNK, translated from the coding sequence ATGAATTTTGTAGCAATGGATTTTGAAACAGCAAACCGCGAAAAGCATTCGGCAGTTTCTATAGCCTTAGCAATTGTGCGTGATAATCAAGTAGTTGATAAATTTTATTCATTAATCAAGCCGGAAACAACGTTTAGCTCGTACAACACAGCTATTCATGGTCTCCATCGACAAGATGTAGCTGACGCGCCAAAGTTTCCCGAAGTTTGGCAAACAATTTCACCTTTTTTCACAGAAAATAAATTAGTGGTGGCCCACAACGCATCATTTGATAATAGTATCTTGAAAGGAACATTGCAGTATTACGATATTGATGAACCGCATTATTTGTTGTTGGACACGGTTCAAACTAGTCGTAAATTATTTCCAAATTTCGAAAATCATAAGTTAAACACTGTGGCTGGTAATCTAGGGATTACATTGGATCATCACCATAACGCGCTTGATGATGCAGTAGCTGCAGCCAACATCTTAATTTATGAATCTAATCATTTTGGAGCAGAAGTACTTAAGCCATATGTTAAAAATAAATAA
- a CDS encoding DUF2075 domain-containing protein, which produces MFMEKNSFILSDEEKLSTEQAHLIQDVVDFANQGLKQEKKKVFIIEGGAGSGKSVVLFEIFKQLQHAVLNNESSALYQTNNYLLVNHAEIWKIYRDLAGKTEELKKKQFLKPTTFIHQMDKEQRHADVVLIDEAHLLLTEPDRYNKFNQTNQLVEIIKRSQVIILVFDSHQVLKFKSMWTNQRLEQIVSQYAPTRYQLSNQYRMLGNNEHVVQWIDNLTQNKEISTLGLVDGFDFHIFSNANDLYRMIQQKNKRVGMSRLLATTDYPYTVNRGIWYVTVDDFKLPWDQLDTGTAPWALRPDTINEVGSVYTIQGFDLNYAGVIIGPSITFDEDKNKIVVHTEKYEDNAAFRQTKGHSFSEQEKEAIMLNALNVLLKRGRQGLYICAADHALRRKLATIIKK; this is translated from the coding sequence ATGTTTATGGAAAAAAATAGTTTTATTCTCTCTGATGAGGAAAAATTGTCAACTGAACAAGCGCATTTGATTCAAGATGTGGTTGACTTTGCAAATCAGGGTTTGAAGCAAGAAAAAAAGAAAGTATTTATTATTGAAGGGGGCGCTGGTTCTGGGAAAAGTGTTGTACTATTTGAAATATTTAAACAACTTCAACATGCTGTTTTAAATAATGAGTCATCAGCACTTTATCAAACTAATAATTATTTACTGGTCAATCACGCTGAAATTTGGAAAATATATCGTGATTTAGCAGGGAAAACTGAAGAATTAAAAAAGAAACAGTTCCTAAAACCCACAACTTTTATTCATCAAATGGATAAAGAGCAGCGTCATGCAGATGTTGTATTAATTGATGAAGCACATTTACTATTAACTGAACCTGATCGCTACAATAAATTTAATCAAACCAACCAACTGGTCGAGATTATCAAACGTTCTCAAGTTATCATTTTAGTTTTTGATAGCCATCAAGTCTTAAAATTCAAAAGTATGTGGACTAATCAAAGGTTGGAACAAATCGTTTCACAGTACGCACCAACGCGTTATCAATTAAGTAATCAGTATCGTATGCTAGGTAATAACGAGCATGTTGTTCAATGGATTGACAATCTAACGCAAAATAAAGAAATTTCAACATTAGGCCTCGTTGACGGATTTGATTTTCATATTTTTTCCAATGCTAATGATCTCTACAGAATGATTCAACAAAAAAATAAGCGGGTAGGAATGTCACGTTTGTTAGCAACAACGGATTATCCGTATACCGTTAATCGCGGTATCTGGTATGTGACGGTTGATGATTTCAAATTACCTTGGGATCAGTTAGACACAGGTACAGCACCATGGGCATTGAGACCGGACACAATTAATGAAGTAGGATCAGTGTACACAATTCAAGGTTTTGATTTGAACTATGCTGGTGTGATTATTGGACCCAGTATCACATTTGATGAAGATAAAAATAAAATCGTGGTTCATACCGAAAAATATGAGGATAACGCCGCTTTTCGACAAACAAAGGGTCATTCATTTAGTGAGCAAGAGAAAGAAGCTATTATGCTGAACGCGCTAAATGTGCTATTAAAGCGTGGCCGACAAGGGTTATATATTTGTGCTGCGGACCATGCATTGCGTAGAAAGCTAGCCACGATTATTAAAAAATAG
- a CDS encoding class C sortase, whose protein sequence is MTKQTSKKKNKQNIFLNIIFLIGFLVALYPFYVGALNHFIDQQRIKTIQKETNQDISAKEARMQQKNAQLRKDGIQPGSDPFSGSTYKEHVVLKKHLIGTISISKINVHIPLFDTTNEETLNYGATVLQGTSFPLGGKGTHSVISAHRGLASRMLFTNLNHVKKNDTFVLTVFHKKLAYKVFKIEVVKPEDYQGLQVEPDKDLVTLITCTPYMVNSHRLLVTGYRVPYNKNMAKNIENADKFNNIKQVLIIIVIILLIVLQFLFLYKRIIRIKLAKKKFDLSFYRLDADGNPVSSVAFQLFSKNKKVALKRDGKSLIRHSNDEGLVTFDDIPGRLYYVKEATTNKNSGVIAGVKKLKDKNMTFYPTKKSKPFFHSDNNKLWIIR, encoded by the coding sequence ATGACTAAGCAAACCAGTAAAAAAAAGAATAAACAAAATATATTTTTAAATATTATTTTTCTTATAGGATTTTTAGTAGCGTTGTATCCTTTTTATGTCGGTGCATTGAATCATTTTATTGACCAGCAACGAATCAAGACAATTCAAAAGGAAACTAATCAAGATATATCAGCAAAAGAAGCACGTATGCAACAGAAAAATGCACAGTTAAGAAAAGATGGCATTCAACCTGGGAGTGACCCATTTTCTGGTTCCACTTACAAAGAGCATGTGGTATTGAAGAAGCATTTAATTGGTACAATTAGTATTTCTAAAATTAATGTGCATATTCCGCTTTTTGATACGACAAATGAAGAAACACTTAACTATGGCGCAACCGTCTTACAAGGAACATCTTTTCCTCTGGGTGGGAAAGGCACGCATAGTGTTATTTCCGCGCACCGTGGCTTAGCTTCACGAATGTTATTTACGAACTTAAATCATGTTAAGAAAAACGATACTTTTGTACTAACGGTATTTCATAAAAAATTAGCCTATAAAGTTTTTAAAATTGAAGTTGTCAAACCTGAAGATTACCAAGGGCTGCAAGTTGAACCTGATAAAGACTTGGTAACGCTAATAACCTGCACACCTTATATGGTCAATTCACATCGTTTGTTGGTGACAGGATATCGAGTTCCTTATAATAAAAATATGGCAAAAAATATTGAAAATGCTGATAAGTTTAACAATATCAAGCAAGTTCTTATTATTATTGTCATCATTTTATTAATTGTATTGCAATTTCTTTTCTTGTATAAACGCATCATACGTATCAAATTAGCTAAGAAAAAGTTTGATTTATCATTTTATCGTTTAGATGCTGATGGTAATCCCGTTTCATCTGTTGCCTTTCAATTGTTTTCTAAGAATAAAAAAGTTGCTTTAAAAAGAGATGGAAAATCATTAATTCGCCATTCAAATGATGAAGGGCTTGTTACATTTGATGATATTCCAGGCAGACTCTACTATGTTAAAGAGGCTACAACTAACAAAAATAGCGGGGTTATTGCTGGCGTAAAAAAACTAAAGGATAAGAATATGACCTTTTATCCAACTAAAAAGTCAAAACCTTTTTTCCATTCGGATAACAATAAACTGTGGATTATTAGATAA
- a CDS encoding NAD(P)H-hydrate dehydratase — protein MKTLTEDILYRVIKKRAKDSHKGTYGRVLIIGGTAQFGGAVIMNALAAVNSGAGLVTVATDPSNFTALHSHLPEAMVVDFNEDLTEYIKKSDVVLIGSGLGDRIDLVQHTFYAILPRQILIVDGSALTLVAEHKLKWPKSRLVLTPHQMEWQRLSGVTINEQAFEAFNMLAQQRMNVEPILVLKQHHTQIYTNDCAFEIPVGGPYQATGGMGDTLAGMIAGFTAQFMLSFSEAILAAVYAHSAIADELAETRYITLPTEISASIPEFMHRYSR, from the coding sequence ATGAAAACATTAACTGAAGATATTTTATACCGAGTCATTAAAAAAAGAGCTAAGGACTCACACAAAGGAACCTATGGCCGTGTTTTAATCATTGGCGGCACGGCACAATTTGGTGGTGCAGTGATTATGAACGCATTGGCTGCAGTTAATTCTGGTGCCGGACTGGTAACCGTAGCCACAGATCCATCAAACTTTACCGCTTTACATAGTCACTTACCAGAAGCAATGGTTGTTGATTTTAATGAGGATCTCACCGAGTATATTAAAAAATCAGACGTTGTTTTAATCGGATCAGGTTTAGGCGATCGTATTGATTTAGTACAACATACCTTTTATGCTATTTTGCCACGTCAAATACTCATCGTTGACGGTTCTGCCTTAACTCTAGTTGCTGAACATAAACTAAAGTGGCCAAAATCGCGACTCGTTTTAACACCACATCAGATGGAGTGGCAACGTCTAAGTGGTGTGACAATCAATGAACAAGCTTTTGAAGCGTTTAATATGCTAGCGCAACAAAGGATGAATGTTGAACCGATTTTAGTTTTAAAACAACATCATACTCAAATTTATACCAATGACTGCGCTTTTGAAATACCAGTTGGTGGACCTTATCAGGCCACAGGGGGCATGGGTGACACACTCGCCGGAATGATTGCTGGATTTACGGCACAGTTTATGTTGTCGTTTTCCGAAGCAATTTTAGCGGCGGTCTATGCTCATTCTGCTATTGCTGACGAACTAGCTGAAACCCGCTACATCACACTACCCACAGAAATCAGTGCCTCAATACCTGAATTTATGCATCGATATTCTCGGTAA
- a CDS encoding GNAT family N-acetyltransferase, which produces MTFDMNQPIAFSLEEASLARAAEWQQLIQDLMVETDTFLIASMRDGDEISVKNDAPAITLLLIAEQGEQSLPVGIGSIENEEIGVAILKQFHGAGLGQDLMRSLLDWAKLNGLSKVWLDVQIDNDIAVHIYQKYGFLSVDEKENFTLPNGRDTELQRMILEL; this is translated from the coding sequence ATGACATTCGATATGAACCAGCCGATTGCGTTCAGCTTAGAAGAAGCCAGCTTAGCTAGAGCTGCTGAATGGCAACAATTAATTCAAGATTTAATGGTGGAAACAGATACTTTTTTGATTGCAAGTATGCGTGATGGGGATGAAATATCTGTAAAAAACGATGCGCCGGCGATTACTTTGTTGTTGATTGCTGAACAAGGTGAACAATCATTACCGGTAGGAATAGGATCTATCGAAAATGAAGAAATCGGTGTGGCTATTTTGAAACAATTTCACGGTGCTGGTCTTGGTCAGGATTTAATGCGGTCACTTCTGGACTGGGCTAAACTTAACGGGTTATCAAAGGTATGGTTAGATGTACAAATTGATAATGACATCGCCGTGCATATTTATCAGAAATACGGGTTCTTAAGTGTTGATGAAAAAGAGAACTTTACCTTACCAAATGGTCGTGATACAGAGTTACAAAGAATGATCTTGGAGTTATAA
- the pepV gene encoding dipeptidase PepV — MTVDWKQETEKRKAAYIEDLKALLAVESVRDDSQATPDAPLGPGPTAALVKMLAIAERDGFTTKNIDNIVGYIEIGPKDADEYVAILSHVDVMPAGEGWDTEPFEPVVTDDKIIARGASDDKGPGMSAYYAFKILSDLNVPLKRRVRLIFGTDEENDWTGMTRYFEVEPEPVFGFSPDAEYPIINGEKGNVQVIIKGEATNGGTVKLVDFESGLRTNMVPGIARATVKSSHSEKIVTEFQEFLVENPKVSGSTETDGEIIKFVLNGKQVHGAMPETGENAGTYLANFLQDFDFGGTAKSFLTYLGTPAHNDTVGEKFGVKYTDDVMGPLSMNVGIQKFVDGGEVFINFNFRYPKGITPEEIEAGLASQLNGWDVKPTIGGHAQVPHYVAPSDPIVETLLRVYHDQTGLPAHDQVIGGGTYGRLMKRGVAYGALFPDSPDTMHQVNEFALLDDLYRSISIYAQAIAEITNLD, encoded by the coding sequence ATGACAGTTGATTGGAAACAAGAAACAGAGAAACGTAAAGCAGCCTATATCGAAGATTTAAAAGCCTTATTGGCTGTTGAATCTGTTCGTGACGATTCACAAGCAACGCCTGATGCACCTTTAGGTCCTGGACCAACAGCTGCCTTAGTTAAGATGTTGGCTATTGCTGAGCGAGATGGTTTCACTACCAAAAATATTGATAACATTGTGGGCTATATTGAAATTGGTCCCAAAGATGCTGATGAATATGTCGCTATTTTGTCTCATGTTGATGTGATGCCTGCAGGCGAGGGTTGGGATACCGAACCATTTGAACCTGTTGTAACGGATGATAAGATTATCGCCCGTGGTGCTTCAGACGATAAGGGGCCAGGAATGTCAGCCTACTATGCTTTCAAAATTTTGTCTGATTTGAATGTGCCATTGAAGCGTCGGGTTCGTCTGATTTTTGGAACTGATGAAGAAAATGATTGGACGGGGATGACTCGTTACTTTGAAGTTGAGCCAGAGCCTGTATTTGGTTTCTCACCTGATGCTGAATACCCAATCATTAACGGTGAAAAGGGTAACGTTCAAGTAATCATTAAAGGTGAAGCCACTAATGGTGGCACTGTTAAGCTTGTTGATTTTGAGTCTGGATTACGGACAAATATGGTCCCAGGTATTGCTCGTGCAACGGTAAAATCATCTCATTCAGAAAAAATTGTGACAGAATTCCAAGAGTTTTTGGTAGAAAATCCAAAGGTATCTGGTTCAACTGAAACTGATGGTGAGATCATCAAATTTGTCTTAAACGGTAAGCAAGTTCATGGGGCAATGCCAGAAACAGGAGAAAATGCTGGGACTTACTTAGCAAACTTCCTTCAAGACTTTGATTTTGGTGGTACAGCTAAGTCATTCTTAACGTATTTGGGAACACCAGCACACAATGATACTGTTGGCGAAAAATTTGGTGTTAAGTATACTGATGATGTGATGGGACCTTTGTCTATGAATGTCGGTATCCAGAAATTTGTTGATGGTGGCGAGGTCTTTATCAACTTTAATTTCCGTTATCCAAAGGGAATCACACCGGAAGAAATTGAAGCGGGTCTTGCTTCTCAATTGAATGGATGGGATGTGAAACCAACTATCGGTGGACATGCTCAAGTGCCTCATTATGTTGCACCTAGTGATCCAATTGTGGAAACACTACTTCGTGTTTATCATGATCAAACAGGATTGCCAGCACACGATCAAGTCATTGGTGGTGGAACATACGGTCGCTTAATGAAACGCGGTGTCGCTTATGGCGCATTATTCCCAGACTCACCAGACACAATGCACCAAGTTAATGAATTTGCTCTGCTTGATGATTTGTATCGCTCAATTTCGATATACGCGCAAGCAATTGCCGAAATTACTAATTTGGACTAA